ttaaatatgtttgaccattcgtcttattcaaaaacttttgtgaaatatgtaaaactatatgtatacataaaagtatatataacaattaatcaaatgatagaaaaaaattaataattacttaaattttttgaataagacgaatggtcaaacatgtttaaaaaaatcaacggcgttaaatatttaggatggagggagtattttgcgGTAGGTTGCATCGTGATCCATTGGCAAGAATCTTCGAGGTGATCAATCCCTTATCTGGTTTATATATCTAGCTTTGACAATGTAAGCGTTTGTCAATTATTTGTTGAAGCCGTTATTCTAGATATGTCACTAGATAAAAATTCAATACCAATTGTTCTGGTAGGTTCGAACAATATCAGCGAACAAACTTTGGATCCTTATTGAAGGCGTTGTTTCAGGGCGTGATACATTCATATTATCTTATGTttcttccctttctttttcctttgaaTATATGTTTAGTTGATGCAGAGGTCAGGTTTATTTTATCACTTAATGGATTATATATACGTGGACGAGTTGTCTttcttataaaatgggatttttttttctggagacGGATGGGCCAGAAAAACAATCAAATAACTCGATATGTTGTGCTTTATTTACTCCCTGCACTGTGTAAAAAAAACAcgttttatattttattaggACAAACAGTGAAAATAAGAGAACATGTACTACTTTATCAGACAAAAATATCTTACATCTAGAAGTAACCAAAACACAAAAACATTATCTGCATTTAGCCAGTAACTTCTGCTAGCTAGGAAACAATTGGGTAGTTATTAGTTACATCCCACACTTGCCATATCGGCAAAGCGAGCTAGGTAGGGCAGATCCCCGGCGATGACACGCCAAGATCATACTATCTCAGCGACGCGCCGAGTGTCGGGCGTTGGGGCGCACCGGGTGACCGCCGCAATCGCTCCCACTGCGCCACGCGCGCTGCGTCATCATCCGTAGCCTCGcctcgtactccctccattctataaaaaaaaaaaaacaaaccctaaatttttgtgtccaacgtttgactgtccgtcttatatgagtttttttataattagtattttcattattattagatgataaaacatgattaatactttatgcgtgacttgtctttttacttttttatatttttttaaataagagggacggtcaaatgttgaacaCGGAaggggtttgtcttttttttttttttacacggaGAGAGTAGGCGACAGGGGAGAATTGAACCACCTGTgacgaccggcgacggcgacccggCCGGGCCGGGCTGTGCTCGCCGTCACATCCATCAGTAACCCAATCGGCCAATCCTGCGATAACACCTCCATCTCCACCTGTTCGACCttcatctatatctatatcctCTTAGATTCAACCCTGTCAGATATAGCTATCAACGTATGCACGATCTCTGGTCGTGGCTTGACTCTTGAGGAAGTAGCTGTAGGTAGATATACTAGGAGAGATCATGGAGATTTTGATTCAAACCGAACTTTAAAATCACATCTAAAGATTGCATCATCTGACCTGAAGAAATGGAGGCAATCTTTTAATTAAGGGACAGATTTTGTTCCGTGTGAAATGTAGACTGAATTTATATTAGCAATTTAATTTTTGGAATACGTAAGGAGCGTGCCATTTTATTAAGAAGGAATAAAGTTTATGTACAAAGCAGAccgaaaaaagaaaacaacaggGAGGTAGAGTACATAAAGAAAACCAAAGATCAAAAGCCTATTCTCTAGATAAATTTGGCGACCCCGCTCCATCCGTTGGAACTATCAATGGAGGAATTACTGCTTTGGCCAAACGCCAGAGTTCTGATTCGCCTGCCATGGCCCTTACAACCTCCGCCCAAGTTCTGCTCTGCTGATTAAAGACTCTATTGTTTATTTTCTTCCAAACTGTCCACGCTACCAAGGTTGCAATGGTATCGAACCCCTGATGGAGTTCCTTGATCATCTTTCTCCGGCTGTCGCAAAGCCACAGGTGAAAGGAGGATTCATTGATCAGCAAGCAGTCTGAATGCCCAATCGCTCTAAGAGCAATCCACCACAGCTGATGAGACTCTGCACATGCGACCAAAAGATGATCGATAGTCTTCTCGCATTGATCATAGAGAACACAACAATCAGGGTGCGACAGGCCGTGGCTCCGAAGATGGTCTGCCATCCAGCACCTATTCAGAGCGACCAACCATAGAAAGTAGCGGCACCTAGGAGACATCAAAGACTTTCAAATTGGCTTGTGCTAGAAGCGAATTCTTCCCAAGAACAAGACACTGATCTGAGAACTCCCCTGACAGAGAGAATACTCCGCTGAGGACTCCCATCTCTATGTCAGCGAGTCAGGCTCCTCAGAAAGCTGCACTGATCTGAGAATGTCCCAGAATTTATATTAGCAATACAAGCAAACATCCAAAGGTATGTGCACAATGTGTGGAGAGGAGAGTCGTCTCATTCACTACTTCAGAAGAATTCGCTCCACAAATGCATAATTATAAAGATTAATTTAGCACATTGAACAACGTATCGGTGTATAGAATCAAAAACTCTCCTTTTGCCAAAAACGCATAGTGGAGACTGAAAGCAAGCATAACGCCTTCATGTTTCTCTATGGTCGTCAGTTCATCTCATCATTTCAAACTGAACGAATGGGCACTGAAACGCACCACACCGCATCGCACTACTTTACTGTCATCTCAACCCACACATCGCGTAATCCAAACAAAGTTACGATTGCCATCATCTATCCAGGCCACATTCCAACATCTTCAGGCTCCATGTGCATCATTACCTGTAGCTTCTGAAagtcttcagagttcagacttcaCCGATATACCACTAGACTTCATATAGGCCGTGACCATTATTCTAACTTCAGGACAACTTGTCGCCCTTTATTTCATTTTCAACTTGCGAGAAAGAAATTCGAGTCTCTTGGAAGCATAATGGAAGATAGACTGACCTCTGAAATCTGAACTGACGGCGCGATATAATCCTATCTTGCAAGAGAGAAATTAGTTGacagagaagaaagaaagaaagccgGTCAGAGAAGGAAACGTTAGTGCTGACACACTCTCCAGCATGAtggaactagctagctagttatgTTAACTCTGCATCAGTGCCGTGTGCGTAAGAACCCATTGAAGATTCAGAGATGATATTCATCACAATGCTAGCTGCAAAATGTCAAACGGACCATGTATCATGTGGTCGAGGAAGATTATTACATCAGTTCATCAGTTTGCATAATCTGATGGACTCTCCCTTCTTCACACAAAGCAAAGTGATCAGTTGATTAATTAGCATGATCGCATACTAGAAGCTTCCATCTGTGTACGTAGTTCAGCAGACAGAGTATCTATGTACGTTTTGCTGTGTCCACATGTCCAAAGTAGAAGTTAATTACGATACTCAAGCAATGATAATTTATTGTGGTAATAATTAGTTAGTGGCATTACATCAAATGTCTCCCTGAATCAACGGCTACCTGCAGGACATTCTGGATGAAGAAGAGAGGCTACTTGTTTTTGCCCCCACTGACGAGCTAGCTAGCATGGTGGTCACTGTGTTCAATGAAAAAGACCAAAAAGACAAAGGTAATAAGGTAATAAAGTGGAAAGGATTAGAAAGAGCTACTAGCTATTACTCTATATATTCTGTTCACTTGAGGAATTAGGAAATGAAAGCCACACTCAAAGAATATATGTAGCTGTAAGGTCAGCTGACCAAGGACAATGGCTAGCTAGAAGTCCAGAacaaattgacaaaaaaaaaaggcgcaATACCTTCAATATAGTAGAAGCAAAAACAAAAGGAGATGAGTTTGATCTGAATAAATATATGTAAAAAATGCCATTTTTTGGGATAAGGCATTGAATAGGAGGATCAACTCTCCCAAATGGGAGCGCCACTCTCAGCAAACGAGCATGACAGTATATATACcacctccttttttttaatacacaatgtacttgaatttttctaatttatttaacTATTCGTATTTTTCTAAAAGTTTTTGTACAAATGGACAAACAtattaaatatgtttaaaataCTTTCGATAAAAGATCTAGTCATACCCTTTTCCAATTTACATGTGGTATATGGTTACACTTTGACGTATCTTAACTTACGTAGTTTTGACTAAGTTATCCATACGTTTGATTTATTGTCACATTTATgacaatattttcttttcaacgTCTTAAATCCGCACCTCATTGTCTAAAAAAAAGATTGTAGTTTGCTAGCAAAAGTGTGGTATCAAATTTGACTATCTAACTTTAGGCAatcttaaaaagaaaagctatgGCATCTCTAGGCAATGTTAGTATTGGAACCCGTACGcaactaaataaataaatattattgatcaaagttcgagaaaaaaatcaattgtgtcatatatgaaaaaaaaatagaggttaTATGTGTCAAACATGTAAAATCACAGCACAATATAATGGCATATCgcgtaataaataaataaataatcccCTAAAAGAGATGATGAAGAAAAGAAGGCCACTCCAACTAGAGCTAAATTTACAACCTCGcaaatacttcatccgtttcatattataagactttttagcattacccacatatatatgcctagattcattaacatatatatgaatgtggataatattagaaagtcttataacctggaacggaggtagtacgtaTCAAAAGTATAGTAGATCGTGTGCTGTAAAATATAAACAAATCCAATCCAAACTAAACGATCACTTTGGTCGGACACGgaaacatgcatgcatttgGTTGCCTCACGAGATCTCGACGTCGCACGGCACGCTGTTGAAGgaccgcgccgccgacggcgacaaGCCGATGTTCACCGGCGAGCAGGTCACATTGACTTGGTAGTACCTGGAGGCGACGCCGCCGACTATGAACCGGACGCCCGTGGTCACCTCAACGTCCACGctcagctcgccggcggcgaggtcgtgcTCCAGCTCCCAGGCGACCAGGTCCGTGACCGGGACCGGGAACGGCGCCGAGCGCGCCACGGCGCGCACCGGCAGCGTCGTCTCGTTGCGGTGGGGCTGGTGGAACCCCGGCACGACgtagccggcggcgagctccagcTCGGAGCCGCCGTAGAGCACGCGGAGCGCGACGCTGTCTTCGTAGCGCATGGAGACGCGGCGGTTGGGGTTGTCGATGGCGAGGGCGAGGTAGAAGGTGGCGTTGACGGTGGGGCCGCTGCAGCCCGGGCGGCGGTCGCGCGGCGTGACGTTGAGGTAGAAGGTGGCGTTGACGGTGGGGGCGCTGCAGCCCGGGCCGCGGTCGCGCGGCGTGACGTTgaggtggcgcacggcggcgctggTGACGGTGTACTCGATGGGCTTGGGGCGGACGACGAGCCAGAACACGagcgcgacgaggccggcgacgacgatggcggcgagtATCGCGGCGACGATGCACCGGACCACGGCCGCCCGGGTGGCGTGCCCCCCCTCCGCGATCCCtcgcctcctcgtcggcatTGTGCTGTGGCGAACTGGCGATCGATGCTATGACGGCTACTACTGCATGCTCTGCTTTGTAGAGACTACTACTCTACTAGAGAGGCCGCGTCGttggcttcttttttttttggcgggaAAAGTCGTGCTCTTCTTTTGCTTTCGGTTTGTGCTTTGATTCTGGCGGGAGGGATTCGACTTCGCTCTCCGCACTGAAGGAATATGTTTGAGAAGCTTTCGTGTGCTAGACTGCTCTCGTGCACGCTGGCTGGACTGTGCATCGCATCGATCACATTGTTCAGAAAATACACTGTTTAATTAATGGGCTTATGCCAACCTAGATTATTCTATattttaaagagtaaatttcaaaaggaaaatattATACACACGACCAACACGTCCGATTAATTATAGGATGACCGTAATGTGTGTGTGATGTCAATGACTATATATACAGGACCAAGTCATACTGCCATCTCACGCTTCACATATTGCGTCATTCTGTCGTTTTAGTCTTACATCGGTCGAACAAATGCGTATAtggtttatttaaaaaatctaCGATTATTTTATCAAAACTATCAATTTTGCTACAATTTTAACTAATATTTTAACTAATTGCAATAATAATATACGATTTGATAAAAAGCTACAACTTTATATATTTGATAAGTCTGGGTTCATCTATCATTATTTGTGTTTCTACATTGGCCGCTACAGTCAATTAAGGGTTCTTTGAAATACAGTAATTTATAGGATTTTCACATGAACTAGTTTATTTCTTCCAAAATTTCTAGGAATCCTCCGTTCCAAATGAGGAACAGAAGATAGTTTCTCACCCACTTCACCACCACTTACCAATaaaaattaccacgtttatttAAGTTGAGACTGTCAAATTTTTTACTACACCATAGCAAATCTAAGGAAATCTTGTTGTACTTTTTTTGAGGAGTAAAGTGCATTGGCAGTCCTTAAATTTATAGGgctgtgtcatataggtccctaaactctcaaaatgcatatctagGTCCTAGAACTTGTCAAAGCGTATCATCTATGTCCCAAATCGGCATATCCCCTCTAGAATCCTAAGTGGTACTGATGTGGTATACCACATGGATATGACgtgtcattttcttttttcttcttcttttctttttctttttctttttcattttcttctcattcttctttttttcctttcttctgctcgggtcacagagaaagaagaagaaagggaaaaaaagagaagaaaaaagaaaaaggaaaaaagttaaATGGGTCCCATTTGTCAATCAACATTATGCCACGTCAtgtccatgtggcatgccacaccagcgccacgtaggattctgaaggggttgtggcgatttgagacctagatgacacactatgacaagttctaggatttggatatgcattttgagagtttagggatctagatgacacacctctacaagtttaaggatcgCCTGTACACTTTACTCTTGAAGAGTTATTGATGTATGAGACCCAATTTCTATTATCCTTTAAGGCactagtggtggcggcggtgaatTTGCCACTACCAAAACCCACCACTTCTTTCATAGTTTTTATAAATTAGCTTATGATATTCATTAATTTTATGGAATACTCTAATATTTGTTTCAAATAAGTGAATACCATATATTTAAATAAGCAAACAAGTGATGCTAACATAtctgataaaaaatatattttgtgtatgatatattataatatattttcttttacccaTAGTGAATTATGGGTATTTTGCTAGtattgggaaaaaaatcttGTTACAACTGCAGCTACAAACGAACAACTATCAAGTTTATCAAACTTATCTAATCGTGCACGTGATAAATTGTAACTAGCAACCAAACATCCCCTATGGAACATCCTTTACAACATGCGTGCATActgtcactggtggagaagt
Above is a window of Oryza sativa Japonica Group chromosome 10, ASM3414082v1 DNA encoding:
- the LOC4349292 gene encoding uncharacterized protein At1g08160, giving the protein MPTRRRGIAEGGHATRAAVVRCIVAAILAAIVVAGLVALVFWLVVRPKPIEYTVTSAAVRHLNVTPRDRGPGCSAPTVNATFYLNVTPRDRRPGCSGPTVNATFYLALAIDNPNRRVSMRYEDSVALRVLYGGSELELAAGYVVPGFHQPHRNETTLPVRAVARSAPFPVPVTDLVAWELEHDLAAGELSVDVEVTTGVRFIVGGVASRYYQVNVTCSPVNIGLSPSAARSFNSVPCDVEIS